In the genome of Candoia aspera isolate rCanAsp1 chromosome 1, rCanAsp1.hap2, whole genome shotgun sequence, one region contains:
- the YPEL4 gene encoding protein yippee-like 4 isoform X2, whose product MPSCEPVPPAACLPTKTFRSYLPRCHRTYSCVHCRAHLAKHDELISKSFQGSHGRAYLFNSVVNVGCGPAEQRLLLTGLHSVADIFCESCKTTLGWKYTFHYPTR is encoded by the exons ATGCCCAGCTGTGAGCCAGTGCCACCAGCCGCCTGTCTCCCTACCAAAACGTTCCGCAGTTACCTGCCCCGGTGCCACCGGACTTACAGCTGTGTCCACTGCAGGGCACACTTGGCCAAACATGATGAACTCATCTCCAAG TCCTTCCAGGGAAGCCATGGCCGCGCCTATCTTTTCAATTCTGT GGTTAATGTGGGATGTGGTCCAGCAGAGCAACGCCTTCTGCTCACTGGTCTCCATTCAGTTGCTGATATATTCTGTGAAAGCTGCAAGACTACACTGGGCTGGAAATAT acgtttcattacccaactaggtaa
- the YPEL4 gene encoding protein yippee-like 4 isoform X1, whose translation MPSCEPVPPAACLPTKTFRSYLPRCHRTYSCVHCRAHLAKHDELISKSFQGSHGRAYLFNSVVNVGCGPAEQRLLLTGLHSVADIFCESCKTTLGWKYEQAFETSQKYKEGKYIIEMSHMVKDNGWD comes from the exons ATGCCCAGCTGTGAGCCAGTGCCACCAGCCGCCTGTCTCCCTACCAAAACGTTCCGCAGTTACCTGCCCCGGTGCCACCGGACTTACAGCTGTGTCCACTGCAGGGCACACTTGGCCAAACATGATGAACTCATCTCCAAG TCCTTCCAGGGAAGCCATGGCCGCGCCTATCTTTTCAATTCTGT GGTTAATGTGGGATGTGGTCCAGCAGAGCAACGCCTTCTGCTCACTGGTCTCCATTCAGTTGCTGATATATTCTGTGAAAGCTGCAAGACTACACTGGGCTGGAAATAT GAACAAGCCTTCGAGACCAGCCAGAAGTACAAAGAAGGGAAGTACATCATTGAGATGTCACATATGGTGAAGGACAATGGCTGGGACTGA